The segment AAAAATTTGAAGATATCATTGAGGATTTGAATTCAAGTAAGTGGTTTCAAGAACAAAAAATTGACTTTCACGAACTCAACAAAGGAATAAGAGCTAATTCTTATATCTCAGCAATGCCGACAGAATTCCCATTATTTAATGAACATGGAATGTTCGTTAATTTATCGACTCAAGCATCTTTTTGAAGAATATTATTCAAGGTTAAGAAAAAATCAAGATAAGTTAGAATTTGTTTTTAGTCAACTTGTTGAGTTTTTTCTCGCAGCTGGCTTTAACGGAGCCTATATCTTAGTTGATGATTTTGAACGCATTCCGGAATTTCAAAGTGCTATTCAAAAAAAGGATTTCGCTACCCAACTTCGTACTGTACTTTTCGATGGGGTATATGTTAACTCTAGAATTGGTTTTTACAACTTCTTCTTAGCTCTTCATGCTGGTGTACCAAGGCTTCTCGGGACTGCATGGAGTGAGTCGGGCATGGAAAACAGGTGCCACTTAACCCTCAGATAGAAACAAATAATGTTATTGCCTTTGAAAAACTGAGTGATAAACACGCGATAATGATGATCAAAAAGTATTTGGAACATTATCGAACAAAACCGCCGAAGAAAGGGGATGATTTATTTCCATTTACTGAGAAAGGGGTGCGAATAATGGGTGAATCTTCTGAATATAATGCGGCCTCTATACTTAAATTTGCATATCAGGTTATTGAGAAAGGTGCCGTCGAAAAAAGACAAATGCTTGATGAAGAGTATATTCAAAACTTTAGAAAAGAAAGCAAAGACTTTTCCATTGAGACGACACCAAAAAATCTGACTACTTCCTCAACGACAGACCTACGAAAGAAAGCTAAAAGTAAACGTAAAAAATGAAAAGATGCTTGGATAAAGCTTTAATTGAGCGTCTCATTAATCACTTAATTTTAACTCATGTTAAGGATGCAGAAATTCAACAACTTGTTGAAAATTGCAAAAATTGGGAGGAACAGATAGTTATCATAAATTATTTGTTGACACAGATTATTCAAAAAAAGATCAAAAAGGGTTCGTTGCCAGTTTCGTTCTTGCAGGAATTATATGACCTAATCGAAGAAGGAGATTTTGTGTTAGATGAATTAGATCGCAATTTTATAGAATTTATGTTCTCACACGTTCGCTACTCAAGTGATATGAATGAAAATATACGACAACTTAAGGAAAGACACTTAGAATATGATTATAGAAACACGATACGTTATTGATTCAGTCTCATTAATAAATTATTTTAATAAATTATTTAATGAAGCAGATAAGATTAGTCCTGATGCACGTCGGATAATTAATAATGGATTTAATACATTTTCAGGTGTAAAATTAGTAATTCCAAGTACAGTTTTTCTGGAGCTTCACACAAAATTTGTTTCAAATAAAGAAATGGCTAAGAAGATTTATTACGAGTTATATTATAGGATTAAAGAATGTCCTGATATTGAAGTTAAACCTTTAGAAAGAGAGGTTGTCGAACATTTTATTGCTATCGACAATTCAATAGTTGATTTGGAACACAATGATAAATTAATTCTTGCTGCAGCAATTCAACTTCAATGCCCAATTATTACGATAGATCCGAAAATTGTCTCTTATGTTAAAAAAACTAAAATTATTACAGTAATTCAATAGACGCAAAAATGTTCTTGAAGTATTAAGAATACAATTTTCATTTTAACAAATGATAAAGAAAAAGAAAAAATATCCCCGCTAGGGAATGTTGAGCGGATATTAAGAAAGTACTTTCATATTAATAACTACTAAAGTGACATTCCTGTCGGGATAACGTACAAACCTTGAAAGCTTACAATATGTATATAGAACTTTTTACAAACAATGTCCCTAACATCACGTCGGAATGACGCTGAGTGTATTGCTAAATGAAAGTGGTTACTAATTTGCGCTTAACATCGTGAAAGCGGAGGTTCTGTGCTTCGCAGACACATTTGTGCAAGGCGGAAGTTCAGTTCTAACATTGAAGTTTAGTGCTAAAAATAACTAATTAATAAAATGAATAAACTTTTAAAAAATTCAATCCTTGTTTGGCTCAGTTTAACTTTAGCAATTACTTTTATGTCGTATTTGGGCGGGAAAGACGGTGGTAGTTCTGATTATCCTGTATATCTTACGAGGGCGCAACAAGAAAATCCTTCCCTTTTATTTTGGGAACTTTTTCCAGTTAGTGCAATAATTTCTGGTATTGTTACATCAGTCGGAACATTAATTATTTATTTCATAAACAAATCCAAAGAATTCGAGTAATGGAAAGAAGCATTCTTTACGTAATAATTGTAATTCTTATTTATTCCTGTAAGGATAAGAGTACAGCTGTTGAAAATTTTAATGCGGGAATAGAATCTTATAATGATAGTTCCTTTACTACTGCTTTAGAAAATTTTACCAAAGCATCCAAAAAAGATACTAAAAACGCAAATGCCTTTTTTTATAGAGCATTATCAGAAGCTCGCCTTCAAAAACATAAAGAAGCACTAATAAGTTTTCAAAAATCAATCGAACTTGATAGTGTATTATATCAAGCATTAGTTGAAAGAGCAAAATTAAAAATCAAACTGGGAGATTTCGCAAGTGCTTGTAATGACTGCGACAAAGCAAAAATGATTAAAATAGATTTTCCGGAAATTTATAAAACCAAAGCAATTGCTTTTGAAAACCTAAACGACCCTTCAAATGCTATTATTGCCTATGAGTATGCGATTAAATACGGACAAAAAGACGGAGAAACATTTTATAACCTTGGTGTTCTCAGACTAAATTACGGCAACCGAGATTCAGCCTGTGCTCTATTGAGTAAAGCGGGTGAATTGGGATTTATGGAAGCATATGAAATGATTAAAAGGAATTGCAATCCATCATACAAAGAAGTCTTGAATGAAAATAGTGATCTAGATAATTTTAAAAAAAAAGATTCTTCTGAAGTAAATAATATTTTAACAGAAATTACCGAAGAAAACTCTAATGCTAATGCAAAAAAAAGTGCTAGAGAAAATTCTACGAATACTATTACAAGTTTTGGCTCAGATATTCCAAATATTAAAATTGGAAATGTTTTCACCAAAACCAGTGACTATGAAATAAAAGGTATTTCTTCCAAGACAAATGAACATTATTATCAATATACCAAGCCAATAAAGAGATTAGTCTATGGACATTCTGTTGATTATATTGTTGTGACAACAAAAATAATGTTATAATAGAATATATTTATTTTCTTTTCCCAAATAGTGGCGACATTGGTGTACCGAAAGAAATGATTGTTAGATTTAATACTGAAACTGGATTTGCCCTAGGGAAAAACGGGGATTCCTATGCCGCGAAAATTGACAATTTCTTTATAATGATTACTCGTGTAGACGATATTAATTTGGGTGGAGACAGAATAATGATAAAAACAAAAACGAAAACTGACAGCTTGTCGTACCGCTAGGGAATGTTGAGCGAAAATTAAGAATACACTTTCAGATCAGTAACTGCTCAAGCGACATTCCTGCCGGGGTATCGTACAACGCTTGCTAATAGCATACACATGAACTTAGAACTTATTTACAACCTGTATACCTAACTTCCCGGCGGAATGACGCTGAGTGTAATGCGAATTGAAATTGGCTACTAACGTGCGCTTAACATTCCGCCTAGCGTGATGGGTCTTGCCAATTGAATTGTGCACTATAGGCAGTACACCGAAATGTTG is part of the Bacteroidota bacterium genome and harbors:
- a CDS encoding PIN domain-containing protein — protein: MIIETRYVIDSVSLINYFNKLFNEADKISPDARRIINNGFNTFSGVKLVIPSTVFLELHTKFVSNKEMAKKIYYELYYRIKECPDIEVKPLEREVVEHFIAIDNSIVDLEHNDKLILAAAIQLQCPIITIDPKIVSYVKKTKIITVIQ